A single region of the Halorussus gelatinilyticus genome encodes:
- a CDS encoding TrkH family potassium uptake protein — protein MTRRRTVRGVPADLATILRDVGALVLMQAGLMTLTVGVAAVFREWYVALAFLLAGGVTTLFGGLGRRTFADAPDPQMKHGMVIAAGGWFATATFGSLPFLFSAHLVPPDAMATFVPAGVEYAQSSLAYFRNPLHAFFESMSGWTGSGLTMAVHEPSLPHTIQWWRSLIQWVGGVGVIVLTTAILARPGSGSYTLYQAETREERIHPSIIHTVQTVWKIFAGYTVLAIVALFLAIYLSEPLSPGTAFWHALNHAMTGLSTGGFSVTDNSIATYDSTLVETVLLPIMTLGAIAFPIHYMMLTNRDPRALFEDVQTKWLFILFAVGVLALTVQNLATPQFGEAFLGRGDAFRDSTFQFVSALTCTGFQSAPIGEWSPGGKLIVSFAMTLGGAAGSTVGGIKIIRGYTIGKGIRWQFARVFLPSSAVVNVEIGDRLLDREGMEREFSEAAIVSMLWLLILFASSLVMVNVADPSFTYADALFEVASAQGNVGLSSGITGPSMPAVAEGMFLLNMWIGRLEIIPVLVFLRSALYGLDP, from the coding sequence ATGACTCGCCGGCGGACCGTCCGGGGTGTGCCCGCAGACCTCGCCACCATCCTGCGGGACGTGGGCGCGCTCGTGCTGATGCAGGCCGGACTGATGACGCTCACCGTCGGCGTCGCCGCCGTGTTCCGCGAGTGGTACGTCGCGCTGGCGTTCCTGCTGGCGGGCGGCGTCACCACGCTGTTCGGCGGCCTCGGCCGCCGGACGTTCGCTGACGCGCCGGACCCCCAGATGAAACACGGGATGGTCATCGCCGCCGGCGGGTGGTTCGCCACTGCGACGTTCGGGTCGCTCCCGTTCCTGTTCTCGGCCCACCTCGTCCCGCCGGACGCGATGGCGACGTTCGTCCCGGCGGGCGTGGAGTACGCCCAGTCGAGCCTCGCGTACTTCCGGAACCCGCTTCACGCCTTCTTCGAGAGCATGTCCGGGTGGACCGGGAGCGGTCTCACGATGGCGGTCCACGAACCGTCGCTACCCCACACCATCCAGTGGTGGCGCTCGCTCATCCAGTGGGTCGGCGGCGTCGGCGTCATCGTCCTCACGACCGCCATCCTCGCCCGGCCGGGAAGCGGGAGTTACACGCTCTATCAGGCCGAGACCCGCGAGGAGCGCATCCATCCCAGCATCATCCACACGGTCCAAACGGTCTGGAAGATTTTCGCGGGCTACACCGTCCTCGCAATCGTCGCGCTGTTCCTCGCCATCTACCTGAGCGAACCGCTCTCGCCCGGCACCGCGTTCTGGCACGCGCTCAACCACGCGATGACGGGTCTCTCGACCGGCGGGTTCAGCGTCACGGACAACTCCATCGCCACCTACGACTCGACGCTGGTCGAGACCGTCCTGTTGCCCATCATGACGCTCGGGGCCATCGCGTTCCCCATCCACTACATGATGCTGACCAACCGGGACCCGCGCGCGCTCTTCGAGGACGTGCAGACGAAGTGGCTGTTCATCCTGTTCGCGGTCGGTGTCCTCGCGCTGACCGTCCAGAATCTGGCGACGCCCCAGTTCGGCGAGGCCTTCCTCGGGCGGGGCGACGCGTTCCGGGACTCCACCTTCCAGTTCGTGAGCGCGCTGACCTGCACGGGGTTCCAGTCCGCACCCATCGGCGAGTGGAGCCCCGGCGGGAAACTCATCGTGAGTTTCGCCATGACGCTGGGCGGTGCCGCGGGTTCGACCGTCGGCGGCATCAAGATAATCCGGGGCTACACCATCGGAAAGGGAATCAGGTGGCAGTTCGCCCGCGTGTTCCTCCCCTCGTCGGCCGTGGTGAACGTCGAAATCGGCGACCGACTGCTCGACCGCGAGGGGATGGAGCGGGAGTTCAGCGAGGCCGCCATCGTGAGTATGCTCTGGCTACTGATTCTGTTCGCCAGTAGCCTCGTCATGGTGAACGTCGCGGATCCCTCGTTCACCTACGCGGACGCGCTCTTCGAGGTCGCCAGCGCGCAGGGCAACGTCGGACTCTCGTCGGGCATCACCGGTCCGAGCATGCCAGCGGTCGCCGAAGGGATGTTCCTCCTCAACATGTGGATCGGCCGCCTCGAAATCATCCCGGTGCTGGTGTTTCTGCGGTCCGCGCTGTACGGTCTCGACCCCTAA
- a CDS encoding sodium:calcium antiporter — protein sequence MSLALSLVVAVVSTAVIWKGSVWLEDAAEKLAAYYGLPAIVQGAVVAAVGSSFPELSSTVLATFVHGDFELGAAAIVGSAVFNILVIPAVATLAGSENLESDRAVVFKETQFYMVAVAATMVVFSFAVIYFPTEGDGLGGTLTRPLALLLVGLYALYLFIQYLDTRDLREARSIDANPVRLWATLAVSLVVIVVGVEGLVTAVLDFEEILGIPSFFWGLTVVAVVTSLPDTFVSVRSSQKGEAVTSLANVLGSNVFDLLVALPAGVLVAGATPVDFGVAVPMMAALVAATVLFFALARTDLELTRGEAYALLVAYVAFVGWLLLETAGVTTLIG from the coding sequence GTGTCGCTCGCGCTCTCGCTCGTCGTCGCCGTCGTCTCGACCGCCGTCATCTGGAAGGGGAGCGTCTGGCTCGAAGACGCCGCCGAGAAGTTGGCGGCCTACTACGGCCTGCCCGCCATCGTGCAGGGCGCGGTCGTCGCCGCGGTCGGGTCGAGTTTCCCCGAACTGTCGAGTACCGTCCTCGCCACCTTCGTCCACGGCGACTTCGAACTCGGCGCGGCGGCCATCGTCGGCTCCGCGGTGTTCAACATCCTCGTCATCCCGGCGGTGGCGACGCTCGCCGGCTCGGAGAACCTCGAATCCGACCGGGCGGTCGTGTTCAAGGAGACCCAGTTCTACATGGTCGCGGTCGCGGCCACGATGGTCGTCTTCTCGTTCGCGGTCATCTACTTCCCGACCGAGGGAGACGGACTCGGCGGGACGCTCACCCGACCGCTCGCGCTCCTGCTGGTCGGACTCTACGCGCTCTACCTTTTCATCCAGTACCTCGACACGCGCGACCTGCGCGAGGCGCGCTCCATCGACGCGAACCCGGTGCGGCTCTGGGCGACGCTCGCGGTGAGCCTCGTCGTCATCGTCGTCGGCGTCGAGGGACTCGTGACGGCGGTCCTCGACTTCGAGGAGATACTCGGCATCCCGAGCTTCTTCTGGGGGCTGACGGTCGTCGCCGTGGTCACCAGCCTCCCCGACACGTTCGTCAGCGTGCGCTCCTCCCAGAAGGGCGAGGCCGTGACTAGCCTCGCCAACGTCCTCGGGAGCAACGTCTTCGACCTGCTGGTGGCGCTCCCCGCGGGCGTCCTCGTCGCGGGCGCGACCCCGGTGGACTTCGGCGTCGCGGTCCCGATGATGGCGGCGCTGGTCGCCGCGACCGTCCTCTTCTTCGCGCTCGCCCGGACCGACCTCGAACTCACCCGCGGCGAGGCCTACGCGCTGTTGGTCGCCTACGTCGCCTTCGTCGGGTGGTTGCTCTTGGAGACCGCCGGCGTGACGACGCTCATCGGGTAG
- a CDS encoding tRNA (N(6)-L-threonylcarbamoyladenosine(37)-C(2))-methylthiotransferase has protein sequence MARYHIETYGCTSNRGESRQIERRLRDAGHHRVEGAEEADVAILNTCTVVEKTERNMLRRAEELEDETADLIVTGCMALAQGEEFRDAGVNADVLHWDEVPEAVTNGECPTTTPDAEPILDGVIGILPIARGCMSDCSYCITKQATGKIDSPPVEENVEKARALVHAGAKEIRITGQDTGVYGWEKGERKLHELLDRICDIEGDFRVRVGMANPKGVHGIREELAEVFAANEKLYNFIHAPVQSGSDDVLGDMRRQHQVEEYVEIVETFDEYLDYWTLSTDFIVGFPTEEPEDHAQSVALLRETRPEKINVTRFSKRPGTDAADMKGLGGQVKKDRSKEMTDVKMEVVAEAYDAMVGETHEVLAVEEGTGDSVKCYDEAYRQVIVQNAPDHAVEVGDFVDVEITGHQTVYAFGDPV, from the coding sequence ATGGCCCGGTATCACATCGAGACCTACGGTTGCACGTCGAACCGGGGCGAGAGCCGCCAGATAGAGCGGCGGCTCCGCGACGCGGGCCACCACCGCGTCGAAGGCGCAGAGGAGGCCGACGTTGCAATTCTCAACACCTGCACGGTCGTCGAGAAGACCGAGCGCAACATGCTCCGGCGGGCCGAGGAGTTGGAGGACGAGACGGCCGACCTCATCGTCACCGGTTGCATGGCCCTGGCGCAGGGCGAGGAGTTCCGCGACGCGGGCGTGAACGCCGACGTCCTCCACTGGGACGAGGTGCCCGAGGCGGTCACGAACGGCGAGTGCCCGACGACGACGCCCGACGCCGAGCCGATTCTCGACGGCGTCATCGGCATCCTGCCCATCGCCCGCGGGTGCATGTCCGACTGCTCGTACTGCATCACCAAGCAGGCGACCGGCAAAATCGACTCGCCGCCGGTCGAAGAGAACGTCGAGAAGGCTCGCGCGCTCGTCCACGCCGGCGCGAAGGAGATTCGGATTACCGGACAGGACACCGGCGTCTACGGCTGGGAAAAGGGCGAACGCAAGTTGCACGAACTGCTGGACCGCATCTGCGATATCGAGGGCGACTTCCGGGTCCGCGTCGGGATGGCGAACCCGAAGGGCGTCCACGGCATCCGCGAGGAACTGGCCGAGGTGTTCGCCGCGAACGAGAAGCTCTACAACTTCATCCACGCGCCGGTCCAGTCAGGGTCCGACGACGTGCTGGGCGACATGCGCCGCCAGCATCAGGTCGAGGAGTACGTCGAAATCGTCGAGACCTTCGACGAGTATCTGGACTACTGGACGCTCTCGACCGACTTCATCGTCGGGTTCCCGACCGAGGAACCCGAGGACCACGCCCAGAGCGTGGCGCTGCTGCGCGAGACCCGCCCCGAGAAGATCAACGTCACGCGGTTCTCGAAGCGCCCCGGCACCGACGCCGCCGACATGAAGGGACTGGGTGGACAGGTCAAGAAGGACCGCTCGAAGGAGATGACCGACGTGAAGATGGAAGTCGTCGCGGAGGCCTACGACGCGATGGTCGGCGAGACCCACGAGGTGCTGGCGGTCGAGGAGGGCACCGGCGACTCCGTGAAGTGCTACGACGAGGCCTACCGGCAGGTCATCGTCCAGAACGCGCCCGACCACGCCGTCGAAGTCGGCGACTTCGTGGACGTCGAGATTACCGGCCACCAGACGGTGTACGCCTTCGGCGACCCGGTCTGA
- a CDS encoding complex I NDUFA9 subunit family protein has protein sequence MNILVAGGTGFIGTNLARELDGEGHDVTVLSRDPDEADLPTGVERARGDVTAYDSIEGAFEGQDVVVNLVALSPLFKPSGGTSHTEVHLGGTRSVVEAAEDHGVRKIVQMSALGADPNATTEYLRSKGQAERVVEDSELAATVFRPSVVFGEGGEFVSFTKVLTTPYVTALPGGGRTRFQPIWVGDLAPMLAASVAEDHDGETYEIGGPEVLTLADVTRLAYRADGKSVTILPLPMPLARVGLTMADPIPFVPFGSDQYRSLQFDNTVSNNDIGAFGVEEADLTTLGEYLGISGR, from the coding sequence ATGAACATTCTCGTAGCGGGAGGAACCGGGTTCATCGGGACGAATCTCGCGCGCGAACTGGACGGCGAGGGTCACGACGTGACCGTGCTGTCGCGCGACCCCGACGAGGCCGACCTTCCGACGGGCGTCGAACGCGCCCGCGGCGACGTGACCGCGTACGACTCCATCGAGGGCGCGTTCGAGGGCCAAGACGTGGTGGTGAACCTCGTCGCGCTCTCGCCGCTGTTCAAGCCCTCGGGCGGCACCTCCCACACGGAGGTCCACCTCGGCGGGACCCGGAGCGTCGTGGAGGCCGCCGAAGACCACGGCGTCCGGAAGATCGTCCAGATGAGCGCGCTCGGCGCGGACCCGAACGCGACGACCGAGTACCTGCGCTCGAAGGGACAGGCCGAGCGGGTCGTCGAGGACTCCGAACTGGCCGCGACCGTCTTCCGACCCTCGGTCGTCTTCGGCGAGGGCGGGGAGTTCGTCTCGTTCACGAAGGTCCTGACGACGCCCTACGTCACGGCCCTTCCCGGCGGCGGTCGCACGCGCTTCCAACCCATCTGGGTCGGGGACCTCGCGCCGATGCTCGCCGCGAGCGTCGCAGAGGACCACGACGGCGAGACCTACGAAATCGGCGGTCCGGAGGTGCTGACGCTCGCGGACGTGACGCGCCTCGCCTACCGCGCGGACGGGAAGTCGGTGACGATTCTGCCGCTACCGATGCCGCTCGCGCGCGTCGGCCTGACGATGGCCGACCCGATTCCGTTCGTCCCGTTCGGGAGCGACCAGTACCGCTCGCTGCAGTTCGACAACACGGTCTCGAACAACGACATCGGCGCGTTCGGCGTCGAGGAGGCCGATTTGACGACGCTCGGGGAGTACCTCGGAATCTCTGGCCGATAG
- a CDS encoding DUF7835 family putative zinc beta-ribbon protein: MATQNHNFQAITESCDQCGRETPHEVSVQIRTESQKRENAEFSREPYRVTECEICGAESSQRMNNA, from the coding sequence ATGGCTACACAAAATCACAACTTCCAAGCGATAACGGAATCGTGCGACCAGTGCGGACGCGAGACCCCACACGAGGTCTCCGTGCAGATTCGGACCGAGAGCCAGAAGCGCGAGAACGCCGAGTTCTCGCGGGAGCCCTACCGCGTCACCGAGTGCGAAATCTGTGGCGCGGAGTCCAGCCAGCGGATGAACAACGCGTAG
- the deoC gene encoding deoxyribose-phosphate aldolase, which translates to MNDAELAAKIDHTVLGPETTLADVEEVLDAAAEYGMNACIPPCYVAEADEYAPDTTLATVIGFPHGQNATAAKREEGVLAYEDGADELDVVINIGRLKAGDREAVREDIEEVVAAVPIPVKVIIETALLTDDEKRAACEAARDADAAFVKTSTGFADGGAEVEDVELMSEYLPVKASGGVGNYEQAEAMFDAGAERIGASSGVEMVEDFRRNY; encoded by the coding sequence ATGAACGACGCAGAACTCGCCGCGAAGATAGACCACACCGTCCTCGGACCGGAGACGACCCTCGCCGACGTGGAGGAAGTCCTCGACGCGGCCGCCGAGTACGGGATGAACGCCTGCATCCCGCCGTGCTACGTCGCTGAGGCCGACGAGTACGCCCCCGACACCACCCTCGCCACGGTCATCGGCTTCCCGCACGGCCAGAACGCCACCGCGGCCAAGCGCGAGGAGGGCGTCCTCGCCTACGAGGACGGCGCGGACGAGTTGGACGTGGTCATCAACATCGGCCGACTGAAGGCCGGAGACCGCGAGGCGGTCCGCGAGGACATCGAGGAGGTCGTCGCCGCGGTCCCGATTCCCGTGAAGGTCATCATCGAGACCGCACTGCTCACCGACGACGAGAAGCGCGCCGCCTGCGAGGCCGCGAGGGACGCTGACGCCGCGTTCGTCAAGACCTCGACCGGGTTCGCCGACGGCGGCGCGGAAGTCGAGGACGTGGAACTCATGAGCGAGTACCTGCCGGTGAAAGCCAGCGGCGGCGTCGGGAACTACGAGCAGGCCGAGGCGATGTTCGACGCCGGGGCCGAGCGCATCGGCGCGAGTTCGGGCGTCGAAATGGTGGAGGATTTCCGGCGGAACTACTGA
- a CDS encoding cation diffusion facilitator family transporter has translation MSERTIRRVGAVVLAVNVLLVAAKGLVWWTTGSLAVGSEAVNSLADVAYSVVVLAGLYLTTRPPDFSHPHGHERIEPFVSLFIALGIFAAGIGVLWQATTAVLSGAVGGAVTSPAAVVVLVVTAVVKFGLYRYCLRVADETRSPALTATALDNRNDILTASAALVGVLGGTVGLPVLDPIAAGVVSVGILYTGYEIVQDNVDYLVGSAPPEDLRAEIIRRALDHPDVEGAHDVIAHYVGPEIDVSLHIEVEGDRTLFEAHDIETDIVQSIRELGEVDDVFVHVDPKELGEWKDDESIDEWVEDDAPKP, from the coding sequence ATGAGCGAGCGGACCATCCGCCGCGTCGGCGCGGTCGTCCTCGCGGTCAACGTCCTGCTGGTCGCCGCCAAGGGACTGGTCTGGTGGACGACCGGGAGCCTCGCGGTCGGCTCCGAGGCGGTCAACAGCCTCGCCGACGTCGCCTACAGCGTCGTCGTCCTCGCGGGACTCTACCTGACGACCCGACCGCCCGACTTCAGCCACCCGCACGGCCACGAGCGCATCGAACCGTTCGTCTCGCTGTTCATCGCGCTCGGGATCTTCGCGGCGGGCATCGGCGTCCTCTGGCAGGCGACCACCGCGGTCCTCTCCGGGGCAGTCGGGGGCGCCGTCACCTCCCCGGCCGCCGTGGTCGTGCTGGTCGTCACCGCCGTCGTGAAGTTCGGTCTCTACCGGTACTGCCTGCGCGTCGCCGACGAGACCCGTTCGCCCGCGCTGACAGCCACCGCGCTCGACAACCGCAACGACATCCTGACCGCGAGCGCGGCGCTGGTCGGCGTGCTGGGCGGGACCGTCGGCCTGCCGGTCTTGGACCCCATCGCGGCGGGCGTCGTCTCGGTCGGCATCCTCTACACGGGGTACGAAATCGTGCAGGACAACGTGGACTACCTCGTCGGGAGCGCGCCGCCCGAGGACCTGCGCGCGGAGATCATCCGTCGGGCGCTGGACCACCCCGACGTGGAGGGTGCCCACGACGTCATCGCCCACTACGTCGGCCCCGAAATCGACGTGAGCCTCCACATCGAGGTCGAGGGCGACCGGACGCTGTTCGAGGCCCACGACATCGAGACCGACATCGTGCAGTCCATTCGCGAGTTGGGGGAGGTAGACGACGTGTTCGTCCACGTGGACCCGAAGGAACTCGGCGAGTGGAAGGACGACGAATCGATAGACGAGTGGGTCGAAGACGACGCGCCGAAGCCGTGA
- a CDS encoding potassium channel family protein, which yields MYLVIVGAGDIGSQLIEIATQNDNDVVVIEKDPARAEAAASQFDALVLNDDATIMDTLEEAGGDRADALIATTQHDATNVMVSLLGKELEIPSIVSVVHNPEHMSLFRQIGVNVMENPQRLIADYLYRAVKRPSIKDYMRVGDRAEVFEITVQEGAEVAGMTLSQAADEGLFGNGILVVAIERDGNVLTPRGDTELRSGDLVTVFSESGVTPETTDIFGHDEDHEK from the coding sequence ATGTATCTCGTCATCGTCGGAGCGGGCGACATCGGTTCGCAGCTCATCGAGATCGCGACCCAGAACGACAACGACGTGGTCGTCATCGAGAAGGACCCCGCGAGAGCCGAAGCCGCCGCCTCGCAGTTCGACGCGCTGGTGTTGAACGACGACGCCACCATCATGGACACCTTGGAAGAGGCGGGCGGCGACCGAGCCGACGCGCTCATCGCCACGACGCAGCACGACGCGACGAACGTCATGGTGAGCCTGCTCGGCAAGGAGTTGGAGATTCCCTCCATCGTCTCGGTGGTCCACAACCCCGAACACATGAGTCTCTTCCGCCAGATCGGCGTCAACGTGATGGAGAACCCCCAGCGGCTCATCGCCGACTACCTCTACCGGGCGGTCAAGCGCCCCTCCATCAAGGACTACATGCGCGTCGGCGACCGGGCCGAGGTGTTCGAGATAACCGTCCAAGAGGGCGCCGAGGTCGCTGGCATGACGCTCTCGCAGGCCGCCGACGAGGGGCTGTTCGGAAACGGCATCCTCGTAGTCGCCATAGAGCGCGACGGGAACGTCCTCACCCCGCGCGGCGACACCGAACTCCGGTCGGGCGACCTCGTGACCGTCTTCTCGGAGTCGGGCGTCACGCCCGAGACGACCGACATCTTCGGCCACGACGAGGACCACGAGAAATGA
- a CDS encoding YihY/virulence factor BrkB family protein, giving the protein MGRIARGRTVAKRVYEDFSEKNVTFMAAGIAYNAFVSLAPTLLLLLLVVSVFGGGLEARIVAVAGNWLPGPIADVVRQIFRGESSVAGASFVGLVVLVWGTLKIFRGLDTAFSEIYETESRNSLPDQMKDGVVVFVALLVAVVSTIGLTTAFARFSDTIPYVGVLTPLALAAGLVVAFLPMYYRFPDTEVGLDDVLPGAVVSAVGWAALQGVFQVYLAFKDPGSGGFFGSVVLVVTYLYFSGLVLLLGAVINTVVGDHSSGKPGGVGRGATSHETRREETLDRDELADYLADLRTELAGRHDGMRPAAGDGGRERPRPDGDVELVESRTADGDERRWTVTLQWDTAESADGERSADRVDSVADERPADD; this is encoded by the coding sequence ATGGGGAGGATCGCGCGCGGACGGACCGTCGCGAAGCGGGTGTACGAGGACTTCTCGGAGAAGAACGTGACGTTCATGGCGGCGGGCATCGCGTACAACGCCTTCGTCTCGCTCGCGCCGACGCTCCTGTTGCTCCTCCTGGTCGTCTCGGTGTTCGGGGGCGGCCTCGAAGCCCGAATCGTCGCCGTCGCCGGGAACTGGCTCCCCGGCCCGATAGCCGACGTGGTCCGGCAGATATTCCGAGGCGAGTCGTCGGTCGCCGGGGCGTCGTTCGTCGGCCTCGTCGTCCTCGTCTGGGGGACGCTCAAGATATTCCGAGGCCTCGACACCGCCTTCTCGGAGATTTACGAGACCGAGAGCCGAAACTCCCTGCCCGACCAGATGAAGGACGGCGTCGTGGTCTTCGTCGCGTTGCTCGTCGCCGTCGTCTCGACCATCGGCCTCACGACCGCGTTCGCTCGCTTCTCGGACACGATTCCGTACGTCGGCGTCCTGACGCCGCTCGCGCTCGCCGCGGGACTCGTCGTCGCCTTCCTCCCGATGTACTACCGGTTCCCCGACACCGAGGTCGGACTCGACGACGTGCTGCCCGGCGCAGTGGTCTCGGCGGTCGGATGGGCCGCGCTACAGGGCGTCTTTCAGGTGTACCTCGCGTTCAAGGACCCCGGTTCGGGGGGCTTCTTCGGGAGCGTCGTCCTCGTGGTGACGTACCTCTACTTCTCCGGACTGGTCCTGCTGCTCGGCGCGGTCATCAACACCGTGGTCGGCGACCACTCCTCGGGGAAACCCGGCGGCGTGGGCCGCGGGGCGACCAGCCACGAAACCCGGCGCGAGGAGACGCTGGACCGCGACGAACTCGCCGACTACCTCGCGGACCTCCGGACCGAACTCGCCGGTCGCCACGACGGGATGCGCCCGGCCGCCGGCGACGGCGGCCGAGAGCGCCCGCGCCCGGACGGCGACGTGGAACTGGTCGAGTCCCGGACCGCCGACGGCGACGAGCGCCGCTGGACGGTCACGCTCCAGTGGGACACCGCGGAATCGGCGGACGGGGAGCGTTCCGCCGACCGGGTGGACTCCGTCGCGGACGAACGTCCCGCGGACGACTGA
- a CDS encoding mechanosensitive ion channel family protein yields MHASNVLLQADGGELFGNIPGWLGNAFSEIIAALPRLVGAIVILLIGWVVGKALGKVVAGVADRAGLDRSAQDTPIGRMMGGSRDALSNFLGKVTAWFVYALAILAAANTLAIPILSEWIATAVSYLPAFVAGLLVIIGGFIVSDFIGDAIERTRAATQTAYAKWFATGVRMFLYFTAVVIGLDTMGIDVQLLYIFAQALAWGLAAGLALAIGVGFGWGSKDYIANNMNRWAGTARSGASSMSPQQSQGSPSGDDD; encoded by the coding sequence ATGCACGCATCGAACGTACTGCTACAAGCGGACGGCGGAGAACTGTTTGGAAACATCCCCGGCTGGCTCGGCAACGCCTTCTCGGAGATTATCGCCGCGCTCCCGCGACTCGTCGGCGCTATCGTCATCCTGCTCATCGGGTGGGTCGTCGGCAAGGCGCTCGGAAAGGTCGTGGCCGGCGTCGCGGACAGGGCGGGACTCGACAGGAGCGCGCAGGACACGCCCATCGGTCGGATGATGGGCGGTTCGCGCGACGCGCTGTCGAACTTCCTCGGGAAGGTCACGGCGTGGTTCGTCTACGCGCTGGCCATCCTCGCGGCCGCGAACACGCTCGCCATCCCCATCCTCTCCGAGTGGATAGCGACCGCGGTGTCGTACCTCCCGGCGTTCGTCGCCGGACTGCTGGTCATCATCGGCGGGTTCATCGTCTCGGACTTCATCGGCGACGCCATCGAGCGCACTCGCGCCGCCACGCAGACGGCCTACGCGAAGTGGTTCGCCACGGGCGTCCGGATGTTCCTGTACTTCACCGCGGTCGTCATCGGTCTCGACACGATGGGCATCGACGTCCAACTGCTGTACATCTTCGCGCAGGCGCTGGCGTGGGGACTCGCCGCGGGCCTCGCGCTCGCCATCGGCGTCGGATTCGGTTGGGGGAGCAAGGACTACATCGCCAACAACATGAACCGCTGGGCGGGGACCGCCCGGAGCGGCGCGTCGAGCATGTCGCCACAGCAGAGTCAGGGGTCGCCCTCGGGCGACGACGACTGA
- the tmk gene encoding dTMP kinase → MLVTLEGLDGSGKTTVWEVLREEFPEFVFTREPTDTWYGEAVNRSVEDDDADPLAELFLYTADHAAHLSETVRPALADGKVVVSDRYSDSRYAYQAVSIEGEVKRPLEYVRGVHQPWTRPPDATLYFDVDPETGAARSGATNKFEQAAFLSQVQSNYERLLSAEPGRFVRIDASQSPEEVIDSAVDVMERLLADRDE, encoded by the coding sequence ATGCTCGTCACGCTGGAGGGTCTCGACGGGAGCGGCAAGACGACCGTCTGGGAGGTCCTACGCGAGGAGTTCCCCGAGTTCGTCTTCACCCGCGAACCCACCGACACGTGGTACGGCGAGGCGGTGAACCGCTCGGTCGAGGACGACGACGCCGACCCGCTGGCGGAACTGTTCCTCTACACCGCCGACCACGCCGCCCACCTCTCGGAGACGGTCCGACCCGCGCTCGCCGACGGGAAGGTCGTCGTCTCGGACCGCTACTCCGACTCGCGGTACGCCTATCAGGCCGTCAGCATCGAAGGAGAGGTCAAGCGCCCGCTGGAGTACGTCCGCGGGGTCCACCAGCCGTGGACTCGGCCGCCGGACGCGACGCTCTACTTCGACGTGGACCCCGAGACGGGCGCGGCCCGGAGCGGTGCGACCAACAAGTTCGAGCAGGCCGCGTTCCTGAGTCAGGTCCAATCGAACTACGAGCGCCTGCTCAGCGCCGAACCGGGGCGGTTCGTCCGCATCGACGCCTCTCAGTCGCCCGAGGAGGTCATCGACTCGGCGGTGGACGTGATGGAGCGCCTCCTCGCGGACCGCGACGAATAG
- a CDS encoding HIT family protein, with amino-acid sequence MEQVFAPWRIEWVERDDADDETEGCVFCEFAERDDDRENLVVARSDHAFVVFNNYPYNPGHAMVIPRDHTGNYRDLSEEILLDHARLKQRTFDALDDALSPTGFNAGLNLGEGAGGSIDDHLHTHVVPRWEGDTNFMPVVSDTKVIVEAMDETYDRVREAFAEQEGAEVPEDDERAVRFGF; translated from the coding sequence ATGGAACAGGTCTTCGCACCGTGGCGCATCGAGTGGGTCGAGCGAGACGACGCCGACGACGAGACAGAGGGCTGCGTCTTCTGCGAGTTCGCCGAGCGCGACGACGACCGCGAGAACCTCGTCGTCGCGCGGAGCGACCACGCCTTCGTCGTCTTCAACAACTACCCCTACAATCCGGGCCACGCGATGGTGATTCCCCGCGACCACACCGGGAACTACCGGGACCTCTCCGAGGAAATCCTGCTGGACCACGCCCGACTCAAACAGCGAACCTTCGACGCGCTCGACGACGCGCTCTCGCCGACCGGCTTCAACGCCGGCCTCAATCTCGGGGAGGGCGCGGGCGGGTCCATCGACGACCACCTCCACACCCACGTCGTCCCGCGGTGGGAGGGCGACACCAACTTCATGCCCGTCGTTTCGGACACGAAGGTCATCGTAGAGGCGATGGACGAGACCTACGACCGCGTGCGCGAGGCGTTCGCCGAACAGGAGGGCGCGGAGGTTCCCGAGGACGACGAGCGCGCGGTTCGCTTCGGGTTCTGA